In Puntigrus tetrazona isolate hp1 chromosome 18, ASM1883169v1, whole genome shotgun sequence, one genomic interval encodes:
- the LOC122322930 gene encoding extracellular calcium-sensing receptor-like has protein sequence MARRTVVLQLLLLTVHGNFVPASSQMCSLLGQPALPSLIAERDINIGAIFSIHRNALQKMHNYTSKPEPITCASLSLREFKFAQTLIFAIEEINNSKKLLPDIYLGYKIYDSCRSIAQTIISGIALMNGYEATLSETSCSRPPAVHAIVGESTSSPTIGLASVVGPFNLPVISHFATCACLSNRKRYPSFFRTISSDYYQSRALAQLVKHFGWTWVGTVRSRNDYGNNGIAAFEEAAKQEGVCIEYSEAILSSDPQEQFLKTLEVIKKGTARVVVAFIALGDFFPLLKVISQHNITGIQWVGSESWLTSRTLAETKEYSFLSGAVGFAIANAKLVDLREFLVNVHPDQEPNNELLKEFWETAFQCSFRNTGSDGCTGSEKLEELQNEYTDVSELRIVNKVYTAVYAVAYTLHNVLKDFRSSANSSKGEWPTPQMVLKYMRDVRFTVKTGEEIFFDESGDPVARYDLVNWQNAEDGSMQFEQVGLYDSSLPSQRLQVDLEHILWTEGSRQLPVSVCSESCPPGTRKAVQKGRPVCCYDCIPCAEGEISNETDSSDCFPCDSEYWSNESKDRCVLKVVEFLSYSEIMGIVLCVFSFIGVLLTAMVSFLFYFHKETSIVRANNSELSFLLLFSLTLCFLCSLTFIGRPTEWSCMLRHTAFGITFVLCISCVLGKTIVVLMAFKATLPGNSVMKWFGPLQQRLSVVSLTIVQVIICVLWLTISPPFPYMNFSYYREKIILECNLGSAVGFWAVLGYTGLLSILCFVLAFFARKLPDNFNEAKFITFSMLIFCAVWLTFIPAYVSSPGKFTVAVQIFAILASSFGLLFCIFAPKCYIILLKPELNTKKQMMRK, from the exons ATGGCAAGGAGGACTGTGGTACTTCAGCTATTGCTGCTTACTGTACATGGCAACTTTGTGCCAGCTTCATCACAAATGTGCAGCCTGCTTGGTCAGCCTGCCTTACCTTCACTTATTGCAGAAAGAGACATCAACATCGGAGCAATTTTCTCAATCCATAGAAATGCTCTCCAAAAGATGCATAATTATACTTCTAAGCCAGAGCCAATAACATGTGCCAG CTTAAGCCTCCGTGAGTTTAAATTTGCTCAGACGCTGATTTTTGCCATTGAGGAGATTAATAACAGCAAAAAGTTGCTACCTGATATTTATTTGGGCTATAAGATATATGACTCATGTCGCTCTATCGCTCAAACAATTATATCAGGCATTGCTCTGATGAATGGTTATGAAGCCACTTTGAGTGAAACGTCCTGCTCTAGACCACCAGCTGTGCATGCCATTGTTGGAGAGTCAACATCTTCACCCACCATTGGCTTGGCTTCTGTAGTTGGTCCATTCAACTTACCTGTT ATCAGTCATTTTGCTACATGCGCATGTCTGAGTAACAGAAAAAGGTATCCATCCTTTTTCAGAACAATATCCAGTGATTATTACCAAAGCAGAGCTCTGGCTCAGCTTGTCAAGCACTTTGGCTGGACCTGGGTTGGGACGGTCAGGAGTCGCAATGACTATGGTAATAATGGAATTGCAGCATTTGAGGAGGCTGCGAAACAAGAGGGTGTTTGTATTGAATACTCAGAAGCCATATTAAGCAGCGATCCACAAGAACAGTTTCTGAAAACACTGGAAGTGATAAAAAAGGGCACAGCCAGGGTTGTGGTGGCTTTTATTGCTCTAggtgatttttttcccctgctgAAAGTAATTTCACAACACAACATAACGGGGATACAATGGGTTGGCAGTGAATCCTGGCTCACTTCTCGAACTCTTGCAGAAACAAAGGAATACAGTTTCCTTTCTGGAGCTGTGGGTTTTGCTATAGCAAATGCCAAACTCGTGGACTTGCGAGAATTCCTAGTGAATGTTCACCCTGATCAAGAACCAAACAATgaacttttaaaagaattttgGGAAACAGCGTTTCAGTGCTCTTTCAGGAACACTGGCAGTGATGGCTGTACTGGTTCAGAGAAACTGGAAGAGCTGCAAAATGAATACACTGATGTATCAGAGCTACGGATAGTAAATAAGGTATATACTGCAGTGTATGCTGTTGcatatacattacataatgTATTAAAAGACTTCAGATCCTCAGCCAACAGCAGCAAAGGAGAATGGCCCACACCACAAATG GTGTTGAAGTATATGAGGGACGTGAGATTCACTGTTAAAACAGGTGAAGAAATCTTCTTTGATGAAAGTGGTGATCCAGTGGCAAGATATGACCTTGTAAACTGGCAAAATGCTGAGGATGGAAGTATGCAATTTGAGCAAGTGGGGCTCTATGACAGCTCACTACCTTCACAACGTCTTCAGGTTGATCTGGAACACATACTATGGACAGAGGGAAGTAGACAG ttgcctgtgtctgtgtgcagtgAGAGTTGCCCCCCCGGCACTAGGAAGGCTGTTCAAAAAGGTCGACCTGTCTGCTGTTATGACTGTATTCCATgtgcagaaggagaaatcagtaaTGAGACAG ATTCTAGTGACTGCTTTCCTTGTGATTCGGAGTACTGGTCGAATGAAAGCAAAGACAGATGTGTATTAAAAGTGGTTGAATTCCTTTCATATTCAGAAATCATGGGAATTGTGCTTTGTGTTTTCTCATTCATTGGGGTGTTATTAACAGCAATGGtatcttttctgttttattttcataaagaaaCATCTATTGTAAGAGCAAACAACTCAGAGCTGAGCTTCCTGCTTCTCTTCTCACTcactctgtgttttctctgttctcttacTTTCATTGGTCGACCCACTGAGTGGTCCTGTATGTTGCGTCACACAGCATTTGGGATCACTTTTGTTCTCTGTATCTCCTGTGTTCTCGGGAAAACAATAGTTGTGTTAATGGCTTTCAAGGCCACACTTCCAGGTAACAGtgtcatgaaatggtttgggcCTCTTCAACAGAGACTCAGTGTTGTTTCCTTAACAATAGTACAAGTGATTATCTGTGTGCTTTGGTTAACAATATCCCCTCCTTTCCCGTATATGAATTTTAGCTATTACAGAGAAAAGATCATCCTAGAATGTAACTTAGGATCAGCTGTAGGTTTCTGGGCTGTTCTAGGTTATACTGGCCTGCTGTcaatcttgtgttttgttttagctttttttgctCGTAAGCTCCCTGATAACTTCAATGAAGCCAAGTTCATCACATTCAGTATGCTCATATTCTGTGCTGTCTGGCTTACATTTATCCCAGCTTATGTCAGTTCTCCTGGAAAATTTACTGTAGCTGTGCAGATATTTGCAATTTTAGCTTCAAGTTTTGGTTTACTGTTTTGCATATTTGCtccaaaatgttacataattttGTTAAAACCAGAGctaaacacaaagaaacaaatgatGAGGAAATAG